The following proteins come from a genomic window of Chlamydiales bacterium:
- a CDS encoding sugar nucleotide-binding protein: MVHSIKPLIIGAKGFIGRYFFRHFLPFFPDLIGTHHLSQEGFFLLDLHDPVLNFPLSSYRYAMITAAISHPESCEIDRKHSYQCNVEGPIKLGMFFKKKGIIPIFFSTDYVFDGTQSLYTSDSPPSPLNEYGRQKAELEQRALDLNGLVIRLSKVYGLEKGDRTFFDEIVFNLLSNKKIRMASDQILSPIAVHEIVKIVEQLMHNGERGIFNLTGPTYASRFEMAKRAASMLGVDGNLVTKILLKDLKSSYQRPNQVNLASLFSTMPWEEGLQIVVDQHKR; encoded by the coding sequence TTGGTTCATTCCATTAAGCCCCTGATCATTGGGGCTAAAGGGTTTATTGGCAGATATTTTTTTCGTCATTTTCTTCCTTTTTTTCCTGATTTAATTGGGACTCATCATCTTTCTCAAGAGGGGTTTTTTTTATTAGATCTTCATGATCCTGTTCTCAATTTTCCTCTTTCTAGCTATAGATATGCAATGATTACTGCAGCCATTAGTCATCCAGAATCATGTGAAATAGATCGAAAGCATAGTTATCAATGCAATGTTGAGGGACCTATTAAACTCGGAATGTTTTTTAAGAAAAAAGGGATTATTCCTATTTTTTTTTCGACAGATTATGTCTTTGATGGTACTCAGTCATTATATACTTCTGATTCTCCTCCTTCCCCTCTCAATGAATATGGTAGACAGAAGGCAGAATTAGAGCAGCGTGCTTTAGATTTAAACGGTCTTGTAATACGTTTGAGTAAAGTTTATGGATTAGAGAAGGGGGATCGCACTTTTTTTGATGAAATTGTATTTAATCTATTAAGCAATAAGAAAATAAGAATGGCATCGGATCAAATCTTATCACCTATTGCAGTCCATGAGATCGTCAAAATAGTTGAGCAACTGATGCACAATGGTGAGAGAGGGATTTTCAACTTAACAGGTCCAACATATGCGAGTCGTTTTGAGATGGCAAAAAGAGCTGCATCTATGCTAGGTGTCGATGGAAACTTAGTCACGAAAATTCTTTTAAAAGATTTAAAAAGCTCGTATCAACGACCAAATCAAGTCAATTTAGCTTCTCTTTTTTCTACAATGCCATGGGAAGAAGGATTACAAATAGTTGTGGATCAGCATAAGAGATAA
- a CDS encoding class I SAM-dependent methyltransferase yields the protein MEIDLLKDYPKIKRDLKARGLMKTEEDRKIARKFGKDFFDGDRKHGYGGFFYQPRFWQPVVPAFQAYYRLSSQSKVLDIGCAKGFMLYDFSQLIHGISVKGIDISKYAIDHGKKEVREYLEVGDARSLPFEDDTFDLVVAINTIHNLEIEDLKQALREIERVSKKNSFITVDAYRNEKEKASIFDWNLTAQTILHVDEWKALFDDVGYTGDYYWFIPLSP from the coding sequence ATGGAAATAGATTTACTCAAGGATTATCCTAAAATAAAACGTGATCTGAAAGCACGTGGTTTGATGAAAACTGAAGAAGATAGAAAAATTGCTCGGAAGTTTGGGAAAGATTTTTTTGATGGAGATCGTAAACATGGGTATGGAGGATTTTTTTATCAACCGCGTTTCTGGCAACCTGTTGTTCCTGCATTTCAAGCCTATTACCGACTTTCTTCTCAATCCAAAGTTCTTGACATTGGTTGTGCAAAAGGATTTATGTTATATGATTTCAGTCAGTTGATTCACGGAATTTCTGTGAAAGGAATTGATATTTCAAAATATGCAATCGATCATGGTAAAAAAGAAGTCAGAGAGTATTTAGAAGTAGGAGATGCACGCTCTCTTCCTTTTGAAGATGATACATTTGATCTAGTAGTTGCAATCAATACTATCCACAATTTAGAGATTGAAGATCTAAAACAAGCTTTGAGAGAAATTGAGCGGGTGAGTAAAAAAAATAGTTTCATTACGGTAGATGCCTACCGTAATGAAAAGGAAAAAGCATCGATATTTGATTGGAATTTGACTGCGCAAACAATTTTACACGTTGATGAGTGGAAAGCTTTATTTGATGATGTGGGATACACAGGAGATTACTATTGGTTCATTCCATTAAGCCCCTGA
- a CDS encoding GDP-mannose 4,6-dehydratase, whose product MKKVIVIGSNAFSGSDFIDLLLEQGHYEVMGISRSPEKKSLFLPYKRHHLKHFQFHQIDLNKDLEKFTLLFKQFRPEYIVNFAAQSEVAPSWDHPHHWFQTNVVALTKLINLIKDQTCLKKYLHISSPEVYGTCKGFITENAPLNPTTPYAASKAAADLSLFTFVKNWNFPLVIIRATNVYGPHQQLFKIIPRSIIYMKQGKKIPLQGGGIAVKSYIHVRDISHGELLAMERGRLGEIYHLSPDKGVAIKEIVGQLAKRLGLIFEDVIDRVPERIGQDGIYTIDSKKAREELEWYPSISLEKGLDQTVNWLENHFEEIKQEPLEYLHKE is encoded by the coding sequence ATGAAAAAAGTCATCGTAATTGGAAGCAATGCATTTTCTGGCAGCGATTTTATCGATCTGCTTTTAGAACAAGGCCATTATGAAGTCATGGGGATCAGTCGTTCACCTGAGAAAAAAAGTTTATTCCTTCCTTATAAAAGGCATCACCTTAAACATTTTCAATTTCATCAAATCGATCTTAATAAGGATTTAGAGAAATTTACTCTTCTATTTAAACAATTCCGACCTGAATATATTGTAAATTTTGCTGCTCAGAGTGAAGTAGCACCAAGTTGGGATCACCCTCACCATTGGTTTCAAACCAATGTAGTAGCATTAACCAAGTTGATTAATCTCATTAAAGACCAGACCTGCCTTAAAAAATATCTTCATATTTCTTCCCCTGAGGTTTATGGGACATGCAAGGGGTTTATTACAGAGAACGCTCCTTTGAATCCTACGACACCCTATGCAGCTTCAAAAGCAGCTGCAGATCTCTCTCTTTTTACCTTTGTAAAGAATTGGAATTTTCCGTTAGTTATCATTCGTGCGACCAATGTATATGGTCCTCATCAACAACTTTTTAAAATTATTCCTCGTTCTATTATTTATATGAAACAAGGTAAAAAAATTCCTCTTCAAGGAGGAGGTATAGCAGTCAAATCCTACATACATGTCAGAGATATTTCACATGGTGAGCTTTTAGCTATGGAAAGAGGACGTTTGGGTGAAATCTACCATCTTTCTCCTGATAAGGGAGTGGCAATTAAAGAGATTGTAGGTCAGCTCGCAAAACGACTAGGATTGATCTTTGAAGACGTCATTGATAGAGTCCCAGAGAGGATAGGTCAAGATGGGATCTATACAATTGACTCAAAAAAGGCTAGAGAAGAACTAGAATGGTATCCTTCTATTTCTCTAGAAAAAGGTCTCGATCAAACAGTAAATTGGTTAGAAAATCATTTTGAAGAGATTAAGCAAGAGCCTTTGGAATATTTGCATAAGGAGTAG
- a CDS encoding transketolase C-terminal domain-containing protein, whose protein sequence is MTNFKEAILEATDQLLLTDERVYLMGLGVPDPKGIFGTTVGLQEKYGVKRVMDMPCSENTMTGVAIGSALVGMRPIMTHQRVDFFLLALDQLINNAAKWHFMFGSQMTVPLVIRLIIGRGWGQGPQHSQTFHSFFAHIPGLKVVVPSSAYDAKGLLISAVEDDHPVIYLEHRWLHHIQGHVPSEIYRVPIGQANILRKGEDLTLIASAHMTLEAYKAAQFLDEVEGISVEVIDLRSLKPLDTKTILISVRKTGRAIIADDDWKTCGISAEIMALLLEEAFDVLKSPPKRITYPDKFCGTSWKLANDYYPTDKEIVIAALEMMNRPSHQHVEARIKVKNEIPMDVPDALFTGPF, encoded by the coding sequence ATGACTAACTTTAAAGAGGCAATTTTAGAGGCAACTGACCAGCTCTTACTCACAGATGAAAGGGTTTATTTGATGGGCCTTGGTGTCCCTGATCCAAAAGGGATTTTTGGAACCACAGTTGGTCTTCAAGAAAAATATGGTGTAAAGCGTGTTATGGATATGCCTTGCTCAGAAAATACGATGACAGGAGTGGCAATTGGTTCAGCTCTTGTTGGGATGCGTCCGATTATGACTCACCAACGTGTCGATTTTTTTCTTCTGGCTCTTGATCAGTTAATTAATAATGCAGCCAAATGGCATTTCATGTTTGGTAGTCAGATGACAGTTCCTCTTGTCATTCGTTTAATTATTGGAAGAGGTTGGGGACAAGGACCTCAACATTCTCAAACATTTCATAGTTTTTTTGCTCATATTCCAGGTTTAAAAGTGGTTGTTCCTTCATCTGCTTATGATGCAAAAGGATTATTAATTTCTGCAGTAGAAGATGACCATCCCGTTATATATCTTGAACACCGTTGGTTACATCATATTCAAGGTCATGTTCCATCAGAGATCTATCGTGTACCAATTGGTCAGGCAAATATTTTAAGAAAAGGGGAAGATTTGACCCTGATTGCTTCAGCTCATATGACTTTAGAAGCCTATAAAGCTGCTCAGTTTCTTGATGAAGTTGAAGGGATTTCAGTTGAAGTGATTGATTTAAGAAGTTTGAAACCTCTTGATACTAAAACCATTCTTATTTCAGTGCGAAAAACAGGACGAGCAATTATTGCCGATGATGATTGGAAAACATGTGGCATCTCAGCAGAGATTATGGCTCTCTTATTAGAAGAGGCTTTTGATGTGCTTAAATCTCCTCCAAAGCGGATTACCTACCCCGATAAATTTTGTGGAACAAGCTGGAAACTTGCAAATGATTATTATCCAACTGATAAAGAGATAGTCATTGCAGCTTTAGAAATGATGAATCGACCAAGTCATCAACATGTAGAAGCTAGGATTAAAGTAAAAAACGAAATTCCGATGGATGTGCCAGATGCACTATTTACAGGACCATTTTAG
- a CDS encoding thiamine pyrophosphate-dependent dehydrogenase E1 component subunit alpha: protein MTSALEYQIVRIRMIEEAIAHRYCEKEMRCPVHLSIGQEAIAVGVCSYLSFKDYAVSGHRAHAHYLAKGGSLKRMLAEIYGKEAGACRGRGGSMHLVDLAVGFLGSTPIVGGTIPIGVGISLGAKMQNEDRITVIFFGEGSTEEGVFCESLNFTALKQLSVLFICENNLYSVYSPLEVRQSPQRSIIHLAQAHNIFALKGNGNSLQEVMSLTAKGIDHIRSGGGPALLEFSTYRFCEHCGPNRDPYQPLKERAFWEARDPIQAINIDRQPIEKEIEDAFAFAQMASFSKIEIEERHD from the coding sequence ATGACAAGTGCTTTAGAATATCAAATTGTAAGAATTCGGATGATTGAAGAAGCAATCGCTCATCGTTATTGTGAAAAGGAAATGCGTTGTCCTGTCCATCTGAGTATTGGACAGGAAGCGATTGCAGTGGGTGTTTGCTCTTATTTATCTTTTAAAGATTATGCGGTCAGTGGTCATCGTGCCCATGCACATTATCTTGCTAAAGGAGGGAGTCTAAAACGTATGCTTGCTGAAATCTATGGGAAAGAAGCAGGAGCTTGTCGAGGTCGAGGGGGTTCAATGCATTTAGTCGATCTTGCAGTCGGTTTTTTGGGATCGACTCCCATTGTTGGAGGCACGATTCCTATTGGAGTAGGAATCTCTTTAGGAGCAAAAATGCAGAATGAAGATCGAATCACTGTGATTTTTTTTGGTGAGGGGTCGACAGAAGAGGGGGTGTTTTGTGAAAGCTTAAATTTTACCGCTCTTAAACAACTTTCTGTTTTATTTATCTGCGAAAATAACCTCTACTCTGTTTACTCTCCTTTAGAAGTGAGGCAATCCCCTCAAAGAAGTATTATTCATTTAGCTCAAGCTCATAATATTTTCGCTCTTAAAGGGAATGGAAATTCTTTGCAAGAAGTCATGAGCTTGACTGCAAAAGGGATCGATCACATCCGTTCTGGAGGTGGACCTGCGCTTTTAGAATTTTCAACTTATCGTTTTTGTGAACACTGTGGACCAAACCGCGATCCCTATCAACCTTTAAAAGAGAGGGCTTTTTGGGAAGCAAGGGATCCAATTCAAGCCATTAATATTGATCGTCAACCTATTGAAAAAGAGATCGAAGATGCATTTGCTTTTGCCCAGATGGCCTCTTTTTCGAAGATAGAGATAGAAGAGAGGCATGACTAA
- a CDS encoding adenylyltransferase/cytidyltransferase family protein, with the protein MQEKIKSFSEIASLIIQEKKKGHTIIHCHGVFDLLHPGHIHHLQTAKSQGDILIVSITPDEFVNKGPGRPAFKERLRLEQMASLVCVDLVVLNNAPDAVTLIEMIKPNLYVKGQEYSSHGSDVTGKISQEVQAVQAHGGKVFYTDDEVFSSSKLINLFFDTDAFRIAPFISQFKKRFSLSQVLDRIEKLNDAKVLVVGDAIIDEYQYVDLLGQSGKGTQLSAVLQDKESFLGGSLIIANHLATFVKEVDLITGVGNGESFSDLAVNINRDFIYLEDLPTLKKRRYVLKDGHRIDKLFETYSINQPLLSPKQTKEVIQKIYDRGSEYDLILVCDFGNGFINPGIIHALCDQSTFLAINTQINSGNRGYNVVTHYHRADFISLNEIELRFAAHDRTSRLDIVVEDIASILGCPSVSITRGVNGVNLYQKGEPTIEIPA; encoded by the coding sequence ATGCAAGAAAAAATTAAATCTTTTAGCGAAATCGCCTCTCTAATTATTCAAGAAAAAAAGAAAGGGCATACTATCATTCATTGTCATGGTGTATTTGATTTACTCCATCCTGGGCATATACATCACCTACAAACAGCAAAAAGTCAAGGAGACATACTCATTGTTTCGATTACTCCAGATGAATTTGTGAATAAAGGGCCAGGGCGTCCTGCGTTTAAAGAGAGACTTCGCCTTGAACAGATGGCCTCTCTTGTATGTGTAGATCTTGTTGTTTTGAATAATGCTCCTGATGCAGTCACGTTAATCGAAATGATCAAACCAAATCTCTATGTTAAGGGGCAGGAGTATTCGAGCCATGGAAGCGATGTAACTGGGAAAATTTCTCAAGAAGTACAGGCTGTTCAAGCTCATGGTGGGAAAGTTTTTTACACAGATGATGAGGTATTTAGCTCTTCAAAATTAATCAATCTTTTTTTTGATACTGATGCTTTTAGAATTGCTCCTTTTATTTCTCAATTTAAAAAGAGATTTTCTCTTTCTCAGGTACTTGATCGCATTGAGAAACTCAATGATGCTAAAGTTCTTGTCGTTGGCGATGCAATTATTGATGAATACCAATATGTAGATCTTCTTGGTCAATCAGGGAAAGGGACACAGCTTTCAGCAGTTTTACAAGACAAGGAATCTTTTTTAGGGGGATCTCTAATTATTGCTAACCATCTTGCTACCTTTGTCAAAGAGGTCGATCTTATTACAGGTGTAGGAAATGGAGAATCTTTTTCAGATCTTGCCGTAAATATCAATCGAGATTTTATCTATTTAGAAGATCTTCCTACCTTAAAGAAAAGGCGCTATGTTTTAAAAGATGGTCACAGAATTGATAAGTTATTTGAGACCTATTCAATTAATCAACCTCTTTTATCTCCTAAACAAACAAAAGAGGTAATTCAAAAAATCTATGATAGAGGATCTGAATATGATTTGATTTTGGTCTGTGATTTTGGCAATGGCTTTATCAACCCGGGTATTATCCATGCTCTTTGCGATCAATCAACATTTCTAGCGATCAATACACAAATCAATAGTGGGAATCGTGGTTACAATGTAGTGACACATTACCATCGAGCAGATTTTATTTCCTTAAATGAAATAGAATTGCGTTTTGCTGCACATGATCGTACATCGCGTCTAGATATCGTTGTTGAAGATATTGCCTCTATTTTAGGATGCCCATCTGTTTCAATTACACGAGGAGTGAATGGGGTGAATCTCTATCAAAAAGGAGAGCCTACCATAGAGATTCCCGCTTGA
- a CDS encoding SIS domain-containing protein: MFQKRLKLLQNLIEHTVYTKDLEEIDGDKALNNIHFFLEELSHLEGVVYFIGNGGSAAIASHFCTDFLRTLGIRAAGFFDPAILTCFSNDFGYENVYKIPLSYTLKSKDCLIAISSSGESKNILAAVTLAKKKKAMTVTLTGFHVNNPLRQLGDVNFWVDSSDYGLVETAHFFFLHSIVDTFYGCKKKLNLLAKSPL, from the coding sequence ATGTTCCAAAAACGTCTAAAATTATTACAAAATTTGATTGAACATACTGTTTATACTAAAGATCTTGAAGAGATTGATGGAGATAAAGCACTGAATAACATTCATTTTTTTCTAGAAGAACTCTCACATCTTGAAGGAGTTGTCTATTTTATAGGCAATGGGGGGAGTGCAGCGATTGCTTCTCATTTTTGTACAGATTTTTTACGTACTCTTGGAATTCGAGCAGCTGGGTTCTTTGATCCAGCGATTTTAACCTGTTTTAGTAATGACTTTGGATATGAAAATGTCTATAAAATCCCCTTAAGTTATACGCTTAAATCAAAAGATTGTCTTATTGCAATTTCTAGCTCAGGGGAATCCAAAAATATTCTTGCAGCCGTCACTCTTGCTAAGAAAAAGAAAGCGATGACAGTCACTTTGACTGGATTTCATGTTAATAATCCTTTACGTCAGTTAGGTGATGTGAATTTTTGGGTGGATAGTTCTGATTATGGGCTTGTTGAAACAGCTCATTTCTTTTTTTTACATAGCATTGTGGATACCTTTTACGGATGCAAGAAAAAATTAAATCTTTTAGCGAAATCGCCTCTCTAA
- a CDS encoding GDP-mannose 4,6-dehydratase yields the protein MKAIVTGGAGFIGSYLTELLLELEHEVMVIDNLHSGRLENLDKVKNHPNFFFHKKDICALDSTLFQGVDWVFHLAGVADIVPSVANPRLYYEVNVHGTFNLLECLRNANVKRLIYAASSSCYGIPTLYPTPETAQISPEYPYALTKYLGEKLVLHWEKVYHIPAISLRLFNVYGLRSRATNAYGAVFSVFLTQKAHKMPFTVVGDGTQSRDFIYVTDVARAFVQAASSRISGEVFNVGSGKDYSINALVELLGGEVTYLPKRPGEPDCTCADISKIKRLLNWEGEVLFEEGVSRMLTAIQEYKDLPLWNSKTIQEATKSWFDCLCSKNV from the coding sequence ATGAAAGCTATTGTAACTGGAGGAGCCGGATTTATTGGAAGCTATTTGACGGAATTACTTCTTGAACTAGAACATGAAGTGATGGTGATTGATAATTTGCATTCAGGACGGCTTGAAAATTTAGATAAAGTCAAAAACCATCCCAACTTCTTTTTTCATAAGAAGGATATTTGTGCACTTGATTCTACCCTTTTTCAAGGAGTCGATTGGGTCTTTCATTTAGCTGGAGTTGCTGATATTGTGCCTTCCGTTGCAAATCCTCGTCTTTACTACGAAGTAAATGTCCATGGCACATTTAATCTTCTTGAATGTCTACGCAATGCTAATGTAAAGCGCTTGATTTATGCTGCCTCTTCTTCTTGTTATGGGATTCCAACTCTTTACCCCACTCCCGAAACAGCTCAAATCTCTCCAGAATATCCCTATGCATTAACAAAATATTTGGGAGAAAAATTAGTCCTTCATTGGGAAAAGGTCTATCATATCCCTGCAATTAGCTTGCGTTTGTTTAATGTTTATGGGTTGCGTTCACGTGCAACAAATGCCTATGGAGCTGTTTTTAGTGTCTTTCTTACTCAAAAGGCTCATAAAATGCCCTTTACAGTCGTTGGAGATGGAACTCAAAGTCGTGATTTTATTTATGTCACTGATGTAGCTCGAGCATTTGTCCAAGCTGCTTCTAGTAGGATTTCTGGTGAAGTTTTTAATGTTGGCAGTGGAAAGGATTATAGTATCAATGCTCTTGTAGAATTGTTAGGAGGAGAAGTGACCTATCTCCCGAAACGCCCTGGCGAGCCTGATTGTACATGCGCGGATATCTCAAAAATCAAACGTTTACTGAATTGGGAAGGAGAAGTTCTGTTTGAAGAAGGGGTATCACGCATGTTAACTGCAATTCAAGAGTATAAAGATCTTCCTCTTTGGAATTCTAAAACTATTCAAGAAGCAACTAAAAGTTGGTTTGATTGCTTATGTTCCAAAAACGTCTAA
- a CDS encoding SDR family oxidoreductase, protein MKVLVTGGAGYVGSKLVPALLKKGYEVVVLDLYLYGNVLESHPKLHQIKGDIRDLGLVEKSIQGCSHVIHLACISNDPSFELNPILGKSINFDAFEPLVKIAKENKVGHFIYASSSSVYGIKSELDVTEEVLLEPLTDYSRFKAACEQILFKYMDDTFICTVLRPATVCGYAPRQRLDVVVNILTNHAYHEHKIKILGGSQMRPNLHIDDMVDAYLVVLNAPKNEIQGEVFNVSYHNHTVREIGELVSQSVKGCRMEILPTRDHRSYHVSSIKIHKKLRFIPLRSIEDAIQSLIDAFRSGKLPNSLKDKRYFNVKTMNELNLK, encoded by the coding sequence ATGAAAGTCCTTGTGACTGGAGGTGCTGGATATGTGGGTTCAAAATTGGTGCCAGCCCTTCTTAAAAAGGGATATGAAGTTGTTGTTTTAGATCTTTATCTTTATGGCAATGTGCTTGAATCTCATCCAAAATTGCATCAAATTAAAGGAGATATTCGAGATTTAGGATTAGTTGAAAAATCGATTCAAGGATGTAGTCATGTCATCCATTTGGCGTGTATCTCTAATGATCCCAGTTTTGAGCTTAATCCGATCCTTGGGAAATCGATTAACTTTGATGCATTTGAGCCTCTTGTCAAAATAGCAAAAGAGAACAAGGTTGGTCATTTTATTTATGCCTCTTCTTCATCGGTATATGGAATTAAATCAGAGCTTGATGTGACTGAAGAGGTGTTGCTTGAGCCATTAACAGATTATTCCAGATTTAAAGCTGCTTGCGAACAAATTCTTTTCAAATATATGGATGACACATTTATTTGTACCGTTCTTCGTCCAGCCACAGTGTGTGGGTATGCACCTCGTCAACGTTTAGATGTAGTTGTCAATATTCTTACGAATCATGCTTATCATGAACATAAGATTAAAATCTTGGGAGGCTCTCAAATGCGTCCCAATCTCCATATTGATGACATGGTAGATGCCTATTTAGTGGTCTTAAATGCACCTAAAAATGAGATCCAGGGAGAGGTATTTAATGTCAGCTATCATAACCATACTGTGAGAGAAATTGGTGAGCTTGTCTCACAATCTGTTAAAGGATGTAGAATGGAAATTCTTCCCACGAGGGATCATCGCTCCTATCATGTTTCGTCAATTAAAATTCACAAAAAGCTACGTTTTATTCCACTAAGAAGTATCGAAGATGCGATACAAAGCTTAATTGATGCTTTTAGATCAGGAAAACTTCCTAATTCTTTAAAAGATAAGCGGTATTTTAATGTAAAAACGATGAATGAGTTAAATTTAAAATGA
- a CDS encoding glycosyltransferase family 2 protein has protein sequence MEPNLSIFIPCYNYGKYLSESIDSVLSQNYSQYEILLIDDGSTDETAKLGQSYSDKYPHIFYIRNPRNLGLFETCKIALKRARGAYFHFFSADDRYLPGFLSKSMGMLKEHPHLNLVCSTVSYFDDGSPDIRFNPLIPNCSKNTIFNQEELLRLIHKTDFFVPGTSCIVRRNLIDHYGGFDPKLENIADWFLFHKIAFSEGLGYLPDTLISMRVHETTLTNMVKKNKHRRRATFHRLLDHLLGDQELRKKFIYGGLLDFVFRDLKWKLYLYPKYLPYWKYIRSHQ, from the coding sequence ATGGAGCCTAATCTTTCAATCTTTATCCCTTGCTATAATTATGGAAAATATCTATCCGAATCTATCGATTCCGTTTTAAGTCAGAATTATTCTCAATACGAAATCCTCTTAATTGATGATGGATCAACTGATGAAACAGCAAAACTCGGTCAGTCTTATTCAGATAAATATCCTCACATTTTTTATATCCGTAATCCTCGTAATCTAGGTCTATTTGAGACCTGTAAAATCGCTCTGAAAAGAGCGAGGGGTGCATATTTTCACTTTTTTAGTGCTGATGATCGTTATCTTCCTGGATTTCTTTCTAAATCGATGGGAATGCTAAAAGAGCATCCTCATTTAAATCTAGTTTGTTCCACTGTGAGTTACTTTGATGATGGCTCACCAGATATTCGATTTAATCCTCTTATCCCTAACTGCTCAAAAAATACTATTTTTAATCAGGAAGAGTTACTGAGACTAATCCATAAGACCGATTTCTTTGTTCCCGGGACGTCTTGTATTGTCAGAAGAAATTTGATTGATCATTATGGAGGGTTTGACCCCAAATTAGAAAATATTGCTGATTGGTTTCTGTTTCATAAAATTGCCTTTTCTGAAGGGTTAGGCTATCTCCCTGATACACTGATTAGTATGCGTGTCCATGAGACGACGCTGACAAATATGGTGAAAAAAAATAAACATCGTCGTCGTGCGACTTTTCATAGACTCCTTGATCATCTCCTTGGAGATCAAGAACTGAGAAAAAAATTTATCTACGGAGGGTTATTAGATTTTGTCTTTCGAGATTTAAAATGGAAACTCTATTTATACCCTAAATATCTCCCTTATTGGAAATATATTAGATCTCATCAGTAG
- a CDS encoding UDP-glucose/GDP-mannose dehydrogenase family protein, producing MKVLIIGTGYVGLVTGACFAEMGNHVICLDIDREKIEQLKMGKIPIYEPGLEEMICRNQKAGRLEFTTSYTYGVHTSLFCFIAVSTPSSPDGSVNLTHVEEAAEQIAEAMNGYKIIINKSTVPVGSACAVREMIAKILQKRGVSYQFDTLSNPEFLKEGDAIHDFMKPDRIIIGSDHPRANSLMEELYAPFNVSHDRLIIMDSRSAEMTKYAANAMLASRISFMNEIASLCEHVGADISLIRKGIGSDQRIGYAFLYAGAGYGGSCFPKDIQAIRAIGRKYHSPTPLIDAIDLVNRRQKALLGEKIMSYFNDDLFGKTIAIWGLSFKPGTDDIREAPALVLIRQLIEKGAHVRLYDPVAMPKAKAVLKTSPQIVWSKDEFEAAREADAIALVTDWKQFRFVDFDKVFPKQRLFFDGRNQYDPQEMVARGYEYYSIGYQSIGPSKVCK from the coding sequence ATGAAAGTGCTGATTATAGGGACAGGCTATGTGGGTTTAGTGACCGGAGCATGTTTTGCTGAAATGGGTAATCATGTGATTTGTTTAGATATTGATCGAGAGAAAATTGAACAATTGAAAATGGGTAAGATTCCTATCTACGAGCCTGGTTTAGAAGAGATGATCTGTCGAAATCAAAAAGCTGGTCGTTTGGAATTTACTACTAGCTATACTTATGGTGTTCATACTTCCCTTTTTTGTTTCATTGCTGTTTCGACTCCATCTAGTCCAGATGGTTCTGTTAATCTCACTCATGTAGAAGAGGCAGCTGAACAAATTGCCGAAGCAATGAATGGGTATAAAATCATTATTAATAAATCAACAGTGCCTGTTGGTTCTGCATGCGCTGTCAGAGAGATGATTGCAAAAATTCTTCAGAAACGGGGAGTCTCTTATCAGTTTGACACCCTTTCCAATCCTGAATTTTTAAAAGAGGGGGATGCGATTCATGATTTTATGAAACCTGATCGTATTATCATTGGGAGTGATCATCCTCGGGCAAATAGTTTAATGGAAGAGCTATATGCTCCCTTTAATGTAAGCCATGATCGTTTAATTATTATGGACTCTCGCTCTGCTGAGATGACCAAATATGCTGCTAATGCTATGCTTGCTTCTCGGATCTCTTTCATGAATGAAATCGCTAGTCTTTGTGAGCATGTAGGAGCGGATATTTCTCTGATTCGCAAAGGGATTGGATCTGATCAGCGGATTGGATATGCTTTTCTATATGCTGGTGCTGGGTATGGAGGATCTTGTTTCCCTAAAGATATTCAAGCTATAAGAGCAATAGGTCGGAAATACCACTCCCCAACTCCATTGATTGATGCTATTGATTTAGTGAATAGACGACAAAAAGCATTGCTCGGGGAAAAAATTATGAGTTACTTTAACGATGATCTTTTTGGTAAAACCATTGCGATTTGGGGTCTTTCTTTCAAACCTGGGACTGATGATATTCGTGAAGCCCCTGCACTTGTATTAATTCGTCAATTGATTGAAAAAGGTGCGCATGTGCGTCTTTATGATCCTGTTGCTATGCCGAAAGCAAAAGCTGTGTTAAAAACCTCTCCTCAAATCGTTTGGTCTAAAGACGAGTTTGAAGCAGCAAGAGAAGCAGATGCAATTGCTCTAGTCACTGACTGGAAGCAATTTCGATTTGTGGATTTTGACAAAGTTTTCCCAAAACAACGCCTCTTTTTTGATGGAAGGAATCAATATGATCCACAAGAGATGGTAGCAAGAGGTTACGAATACTACAGTATTGGTTATCAATCTATTGGCCCATCTAAAGTTTGTAAATGA